The following are encoded together in the Halopiger aswanensis genome:
- a CDS encoding TRAM domain-containing protein, whose translation MLGLVAAVLVLVVALVVATWLLPRVVGGLRSTDRLKSWRRHREAQEREPPVDIGDVEAVAVHEFTEHHSGDRHAVCKIEGFVVFVEDVPSSVAAGDVIEIKILSFNRGHTSATARFLETA comes from the coding sequence ATGCTCGGGCTCGTGGCTGCCGTCCTCGTGCTTGTCGTCGCCCTCGTCGTTGCGACGTGGCTCCTGCCCCGCGTCGTCGGCGGGCTCCGGTCGACGGACCGCCTCAAATCGTGGCGACGCCACCGCGAGGCTCAGGAGCGCGAGCCGCCGGTCGACATCGGCGACGTGGAAGCGGTCGCCGTCCACGAGTTCACCGAGCACCACTCCGGTGATCGTCACGCCGTCTGCAAGATCGAGGGGTTCGTCGTCTTCGTCGAGGACGTCCCCTCGAGCGTCGCGGCGGGCGACGTGATCGAGATCAAGATCCTCTCGTTCAACCGCGGGCACACGTCGGCGACGGCGCGGTTCCTCGAGACTGCCTGA
- a CDS encoding Lrp/AsnC family transcriptional regulator: MGFELDDIDRGILHRLQDDARHTTAADIAGEVGVTANTVRNRIQRLEEAGVIAGYVPLIDYEQTEKSMHMVVQCTVPIHERGEAAATALEFDGVVAVRELMTGDRNLRIDLVAADTDEITAIVSRLQRAGIDVSEEELLKAEYRQPFDHFGADTVEE; this comes from the coding sequence ATGGGGTTCGAACTCGACGATATCGATAGGGGGATCCTCCATCGACTGCAGGACGACGCGCGACACACGACGGCGGCCGATATCGCCGGCGAGGTCGGCGTGACCGCCAACACCGTCCGGAACCGGATTCAGCGCCTCGAGGAGGCGGGCGTGATCGCCGGCTACGTACCGCTGATCGACTACGAGCAGACCGAGAAATCGATGCACATGGTGGTCCAGTGTACGGTGCCGATCCACGAGCGCGGCGAGGCGGCCGCGACGGCCCTCGAGTTCGACGGCGTCGTCGCGGTCCGCGAACTCATGACCGGCGACCGGAACCTACGGATCGACCTCGTCGCGGCGGATACCGACGAGATCACGGCGATCGTCAGTCGACTCCAGCGGGCCGGAATCGACGTCAGCGAGGAGGAACTCCTCAAAGCCGAATATCGACAGCCGTTCGATCACTTCGGCGCGGATACGGTCGAGGAGTAG
- a CDS encoding HalOD1 output domain-containing protein produces the protein MNHSSIGSTDGGFEEPVSITVITAVAARRGVEPTALPPLYEWIDPDALDSLFEPTRRGGPRGGRVSFVYDEHDIVVAFDDGLEITIDGTTAEITAAEPAAPVLESDEFRSGV, from the coding sequence GTGAATCACTCATCTATCGGTTCGACTGACGGCGGCTTCGAGGAGCCCGTGAGCATCACTGTCATCACGGCAGTCGCGGCACGGCGCGGCGTCGAACCGACGGCACTGCCGCCCTTATACGAGTGGATCGATCCGGATGCCCTCGATTCGCTGTTCGAGCCGACTCGAAGGGGCGGTCCGCGAGGTGGCCGGGTCTCGTTCGTCTACGATGAGCACGATATCGTCGTCGCGTTCGACGACGGCCTCGAGATCACGATCGACGGAACGACGGCCGAGATCACCGCAGCCGAACCGGCGGCGCCAGTCCTCGAGTCGGACGAGTTCCGGTCCGGCGTCTAA
- the tgtA gene encoding tRNA guanosine(15) transglycosylase TgtA, giving the protein MRECFEIRDTDAGGRIGELTVPRADVTVETPALLPVINPNLDTISPRRMAEEFGAEILITNSYIIHGTEDVRERALEDGLHEVLDFPGAIMTDSGSFQLSEYGEIDVTTEEILEFQHRIGSDIGTPVDIPTPPDVDRERAEDELATTQERLEVAETVDTGDMLVTAPVQGSTYPDLREEAGRHADATALDVFPVGAVVPLMNDYRYDDMVDVVAAAKRGLGADAPVHLFGAGHPMMFALGVAMGCDLFDSAAYALYARDDRYLTVRGTRQLEDLEYLPCSCPVCTEHSPDDLRALPDRAREEELAAHNLHVTFEEIRRVKQAIRAGNLLELVEQRARAHPTMLDGYRTLLDHAAQLERSDPVSKGAFFHVSHESARRPEVLRHHERLERLSVPDSLLLTEGDAPRGDQYDDSWRVEPPFGPFPRALSKSYPLTAEVPARTDRAAQAAAADGVAKLAAANPDTDLALAHRGWPADVLERVPDSVDLIDLTGA; this is encoded by the coding sequence ATGCGCGAGTGCTTCGAGATCCGGGACACCGACGCCGGCGGGCGAATCGGCGAACTCACCGTTCCCCGCGCGGACGTCACCGTCGAGACGCCGGCCCTGCTGCCGGTGATCAACCCAAACTTAGACACGATCAGTCCGCGCCGCATGGCCGAGGAGTTCGGCGCCGAGATTCTCATCACGAACTCCTACATCATCCACGGAACGGAGGACGTCCGCGAGCGGGCCCTCGAGGACGGCCTCCACGAGGTGCTGGATTTCCCCGGCGCGATCATGACCGACTCCGGCTCGTTCCAGCTGTCGGAGTACGGCGAGATCGACGTCACCACCGAGGAGATCCTCGAGTTCCAGCACCGGATCGGCTCGGACATCGGCACGCCGGTCGACATTCCGACGCCGCCGGACGTCGACCGCGAGCGCGCCGAGGACGAACTCGCGACCACGCAGGAACGACTCGAGGTCGCCGAAACCGTCGACACCGGCGACATGCTGGTTACCGCGCCGGTCCAGGGATCGACCTACCCCGACCTCCGCGAGGAGGCCGGCCGCCACGCCGACGCGACGGCCCTCGACGTCTTCCCCGTCGGTGCGGTCGTCCCGCTGATGAACGATTACCGGTACGACGACATGGTCGACGTCGTCGCCGCCGCCAAGCGCGGCCTGGGCGCCGACGCGCCGGTCCACCTCTTCGGCGCCGGCCACCCCATGATGTTCGCGCTCGGCGTCGCGATGGGCTGTGACCTGTTCGACTCCGCGGCCTACGCGCTGTACGCTCGCGACGACCGCTACCTCACCGTCCGCGGAACCCGCCAACTCGAGGACCTCGAGTACCTGCCCTGTTCCTGTCCGGTCTGCACCGAGCACTCGCCCGACGACCTCCGCGCGCTGCCCGACCGCGCTCGCGAGGAGGAACTCGCCGCGCACAACCTCCACGTCACCTTCGAGGAGATCCGCCGCGTCAAACAGGCCATCCGCGCCGGCAACCTCCTCGAACTCGTCGAGCAGCGCGCCCGCGCCCACCCGACGATGCTCGACGGCTACCGGACGCTGCTCGACCACGCCGCGCAACTCGAGCGGTCCGATCCCGTCTCGAAGGGCGCGTTCTTCCACGTCTCCCACGAGAGCGCGCGCCGTCCCGAGGTTCTCCGGCACCACGAGCGCCTCGAGCGGCTCTCGGTGCCGGACTCGCTCCTGCTCACGGAGGGGGACGCGCCGCGGGGCGACCAGTACGACGACTCCTGGCGGGTCGAACCGCCTTTCGGCCCGTTCCCGCGGGCGCTCTCGAAGAGCTACCCGCTCACCGCCGAAGTGCCTGCACGGACCGATCGTGCGGCACAGGCGGCCGCCGCCGACGGCGTCGCCAAACTCGCCGCGGCGAACCCCGACACCGATCTCGCGCTCGCACACCGCGGCTGGCCGGCCGACGTCCTCGAGCGCGTTCCCGACTCGGTCGACCTGATCGATCTTACAGGGGCGTAA
- a CDS encoding midas domain-containing protein gives MVSRSQQLGVVFMALLVAISGGPALAGATTTADDAEAGDVSATLENVQVETLDLDNVTVENATIEELNVEEFDADTSELEDELDAGGENETDAADDNETDNETASAGEEVTISDIQLEQLELENVSIEELEQDGDNETDAADDNETDVAVDEDDNETDVAVDEDENETDVAVDEEDNETDATDNESSQQSLIDEGTSELTVQELTIETMDVEQLSIDEITVEDGTGTDEMADNESDDNETDVTLDEDDNETDVAIDDDDNETNVSVDEDDNETDATNESSSEQQFEELTIEQFDVDEISIDSMTVQQVEEGTAADDGSDGLDNETDDNETNVSVDDDNETDVAIDEDDNESETETMTDDADNETASDGETETVSQASASMIEIGNATTDTLTLGDAADLENIGQTDDTETNDTETDVGMDDEDDNDTETTNDSELGDDDNESDTELAAILH, from the coding sequence ATGGTTTCACGATCACAGCAACTCGGTGTGGTCTTCATGGCACTGCTAGTCGCCATCTCGGGGGGTCCCGCCCTCGCAGGTGCGACAACAACAGCCGACGACGCCGAGGCGGGAGACGTGAGCGCAACGCTCGAAAACGTACAGGTCGAAACCCTCGATCTCGATAACGTGACGGTCGAGAACGCGACGATCGAGGAGCTGAACGTCGAGGAGTTCGACGCCGACACGTCCGAACTCGAGGACGAGCTCGACGCCGGTGGCGAGAACGAGACCGACGCGGCCGACGATAACGAAACTGACAACGAAACCGCGTCCGCCGGCGAGGAAGTGACGATATCCGACATCCAGCTCGAACAGCTCGAACTCGAGAACGTCTCGATCGAGGAACTCGAGCAGGACGGCGATAACGAGACCGACGCTGCCGACGACAACGAGACTGATGTTGCTGTCGACGAAGACGACAACGAAACTGACGTCGCCGTCGACGAGGATGAGAACGAGACCGACGTCGCCGTCGACGAGGAGGACAACGAAACGGACGCAACCGACAACGAGAGCAGTCAACAGAGTCTGATCGACGAGGGCACGAGCGAGCTCACCGTCCAGGAGCTCACCATCGAGACGATGGACGTCGAGCAGCTTTCGATCGACGAGATCACCGTCGAGGACGGCACGGGCACCGACGAGATGGCGGACAACGAGAGCGACGATAACGAGACGGACGTCACTCTCGACGAAGACGACAACGAAACGGACGTCGCTATCGACGATGACGACAACGAGACGAACGTCAGCGTCGATGAAGACGATAACGAGACCGACGCGACCAACGAGAGCAGCAGCGAGCAGCAGTTCGAGGAGCTGACCATCGAACAGTTCGACGTCGACGAGATCAGCATCGACTCGATGACGGTCCAGCAGGTCGAGGAAGGAACCGCGGCTGACGATGGTTCGGACGGTCTCGACAACGAGACGGACGATAACGAGACGAACGTTAGCGTCGACGACGACAACGAGACCGACGTCGCCATCGATGAGGACGACAACGAGTCCGAAACGGAAACGATGACCGACGACGCGGACAACGAGACCGCGTCCGACGGCGAGACTGAGACCGTCTCGCAGGCGTCCGCGTCCATGATCGAGATCGGCAACGCGACCACCGACACGCTGACGCTCGGCGACGCCGCCGACCTCGAGAACATCGGACAGACCGACGACACTGAGACGAACGATACCGAGACGGACGTCGGGATGGACGACGAAGACGACAACGACACCGAGACGACGAACGACAGCGAGCTCGGTGACGACGACAACGAGAGCGACACCGAGCTGGCCGCCATCCTGCACTGA
- a CDS encoding putative sodium/potassium/calcium exchanger: MSATLENVQVDVLELENVTVENATIEELNVEQLNASTEQLQQELNASEDGNETNATDNETNATTGNETNATGESVTLSGIEIEQLAFENVSFEELELDSGEMAADNATDDNETDDNETDDNETGMTAGDMNESSGQDLIEEDTNELAVQELTIETMDVQEMSVESLEVEEGGGILGQIGDFIGGIFGGDGDGGGDENQSGNETNATAGNESAQEIDELTIEQFDVDEVVIDQMSIQSLQEGDAAAGNETATENETGMESENETANETEMDTEMDTTSGETISQASSAHVGIETLEAQNMTIEDPSDLEDVTASNETSGNATDENATGENETGNESANESEEVGGVDSASDDEEAGQ; the protein is encoded by the coding sequence GTGAGCGCGACGCTCGAAAACGTACAGGTCGACGTTCTCGAACTGGAGAACGTTACCGTCGAGAACGCGACGATCGAGGAGTTGAACGTCGAGCAACTCAACGCCAGTACGGAGCAACTCCAGCAGGAGCTCAACGCGAGCGAGGACGGCAACGAAACGAACGCAACTGACAACGAGACGAACGCGACGACCGGCAACGAAACGAACGCCACCGGAGAGAGCGTGACGCTTTCCGGCATCGAGATCGAGCAGCTCGCGTTCGAGAACGTCTCGTTCGAAGAGCTCGAGCTGGATAGCGGTGAAATGGCGGCTGACAACGCGACGGACGACAACGAAACCGACGACAACGAAACTGACGACAACGAGACCGGCATGACCGCCGGCGACATGAACGAAAGCAGCGGGCAGGATCTGATCGAGGAAGACACGAACGAGCTCGCGGTCCAAGAGCTCACCATCGAGACGATGGACGTCCAGGAGATGTCCGTCGAAAGCCTCGAGGTTGAGGAAGGTGGCGGCATTCTCGGCCAGATCGGCGACTTCATCGGCGGCATCTTCGGCGGCGACGGAGACGGCGGCGGTGACGAGAACCAGAGCGGCAACGAGACGAACGCGACCGCCGGCAACGAATCCGCACAGGAGATCGACGAGCTCACGATCGAGCAGTTCGACGTCGACGAGGTCGTGATCGACCAGATGTCGATCCAGAGCCTGCAGGAAGGTGACGCGGCTGCCGGCAACGAGACGGCCACCGAGAACGAGACTGGCATGGAGTCCGAGAACGAGACGGCCAACGAGACCGAGATGGACACCGAGATGGACACCACGAGCGGCGAAACCATCTCGCAGGCCTCCTCGGCACACGTCGGCATCGAAACCCTCGAGGCCCAGAACATGACCATCGAGGATCCGAGCGACCTCGAGGACGTGACGGCGAGCAACGAGACGAGCGGAAACGCGACGGACGAGAACGCGACCGGCGAGAACGAGACCGGCAACGAGTCGGCCAACGAAAGTGAAGAAGTCGGTGGCGTAGACAGCGCGAGCGACGATGAAGAGGCCGGACAGTAA
- a CDS encoding NUDIX hydrolase, translating to MSSDPLAWDTLEQDVVYSCPGFDVVNESVRLPDGTETDFDYVSEPESVSILPFTPDGDVVCIEEWRQAVDRVNRSLPVGGTEPEDDDLEAAARRELREETGHEADELEPLVTVEPANGIADSVVHFFVARGCRPSADQQLDHNESIRVTPLAFDDLLAAVRDGEIRDGRTVLALSYYQLLEATA from the coding sequence ATGTCATCGGATCCGCTCGCCTGGGACACCCTCGAGCAGGACGTCGTCTACTCCTGTCCGGGGTTCGACGTCGTTAACGAGTCCGTTCGCCTCCCCGACGGGACCGAAACCGACTTCGATTACGTCTCCGAGCCCGAAAGCGTCTCCATCCTTCCGTTCACGCCCGACGGGGACGTCGTCTGCATCGAGGAGTGGCGCCAGGCCGTCGACCGGGTCAACCGCAGCCTCCCCGTCGGCGGCACCGAACCCGAGGACGACGACCTCGAGGCGGCCGCCCGACGCGAACTCCGCGAGGAAACCGGCCACGAAGCCGACGAGTTGGAGCCGCTGGTGACCGTCGAGCCGGCCAACGGCATCGCCGACTCGGTGGTCCACTTCTTCGTCGCCCGCGGCTGTCGGCCGAGCGCGGACCAGCAACTCGATCACAACGAGAGCATCAGAGTGACGCCGCTGGCGTTCGACGACCTGCTCGCAGCCGTCCGCGACGGCGAGATCCGCGACGGCCGCACGGTACTCGCGCTGTCGTACTACCAGTTGCTCGAGGCGACGGCGTAA
- a CDS encoding PadR family transcriptional regulator, with amino-acid sequence MDQLTGFQRDLLYVIAGKDRPSGQEILDDINRYIDQPVTHGRLYPNLDTLVEKELVEKGQLDRRTNYYALTPKGRRVLEQRQEWVDQYVDV; translated from the coding sequence ATGGATCAACTAACTGGATTCCAGCGTGACTTGCTGTACGTCATCGCAGGGAAAGACCGTCCATCAGGACAAGAGATTCTCGACGACATCAACCGCTACATCGATCAGCCGGTGACCCACGGCCGGCTGTATCCGAACCTCGACACGCTCGTCGAGAAGGAACTCGTCGAGAAGGGCCAACTCGATCGACGGACGAACTACTACGCGCTGACCCCGAAGGGCCGGCGCGTACTCGAGCAGCGCCAGGAGTGGGTCGACCAGTACGTCGACGTCTAA
- a CDS encoding DUF4397 domain-containing protein, protein MTLSRRSTIKTIGVVGAGSALSNSVLAVNQHEDDERDESAQADEDEETGAIRVAHFSPDAPEVDVYVNDQQILTDVAYDDVSPYLEIIPGTYTLTITAAGDEEAVVYEQQINVGSGYYTAAAIGELELEDEAGGLGADEGDALSSDSDDNSTDSEAGDYGNESVANETDGDDNATDDEVVEPDDEGAADEDPLGETGTFDVLLLVDRPEEEVDNAIKGEDAGQVRLVHASPDAPNVAVAVDSGQVLFEDVGYTEPSGYIGVSAGDVTLDIYDAADVDGPVIGGMEADGDDESGLNASDDESGLNASDDEAGDADGESDAIGTEDPEPVASVDLEVDRGQGYTIYAIGYLEPADDLGGDASDEEADVDANGTDDAGNETAGIGNETDDDNGTETDSDLGSSDESDDGSADEDDRSFDTTILLDGTMDANDADDVDDDSAEEMDEEPMGDDEDADDADTESESALDDDSDVGNESDVGNESDVGNESDVGNESDVDNESVTNESDDSDY, encoded by the coding sequence ATGACACTCTCACGACGCTCGACCATCAAGACGATCGGCGTAGTCGGCGCAGGATCGGCCCTCTCGAACTCGGTCCTCGCGGTCAACCAGCACGAGGACGACGAGCGAGACGAATCCGCACAGGCCGACGAGGACGAGGAGACGGGCGCGATCCGCGTCGCCCACTTCTCGCCCGACGCGCCCGAGGTGGACGTCTACGTTAACGACCAGCAAATCCTCACGGACGTCGCGTACGACGACGTCTCGCCGTATCTCGAGATCATCCCGGGCACGTATACCCTGACGATAACGGCCGCGGGCGACGAGGAAGCCGTCGTCTACGAACAGCAGATCAACGTCGGCTCGGGCTACTACACGGCCGCCGCGATCGGCGAACTCGAACTCGAGGACGAGGCGGGCGGCCTCGGCGCTGACGAAGGTGACGCTCTCTCGTCCGATAGCGACGACAATAGCACCGACTCCGAGGCCGGCGACTACGGCAACGAGTCGGTCGCCAACGAAACGGACGGCGACGACAACGCTACGGACGACGAGGTCGTCGAGCCCGACGACGAGGGCGCCGCTGACGAGGACCCGCTCGGGGAGACGGGCACGTTCGACGTCCTCCTGCTGGTCGACCGACCCGAGGAAGAGGTCGACAACGCGATCAAGGGCGAGGACGCCGGCCAGGTCCGACTGGTCCACGCCTCGCCGGACGCCCCGAACGTCGCCGTCGCCGTCGATTCCGGGCAGGTGCTCTTCGAGGATGTCGGGTACACCGAACCGTCCGGATACATCGGCGTTTCCGCCGGCGACGTGACGCTCGATATCTACGACGCCGCCGACGTGGACGGCCCCGTCATCGGTGGCATGGAAGCCGACGGCGACGACGAGTCCGGCCTCAACGCCAGCGACGACGAGTCCGGCCTCAACGCCAGCGACGACGAGGCTGGCGATGCGGACGGTGAGTCCGACGCGATCGGCACCGAGGACCCCGAACCCGTCGCCTCCGTCGACCTCGAGGTCGACCGGGGGCAGGGCTACACGATCTACGCGATCGGCTACCTCGAGCCGGCCGACGACCTCGGCGGCGACGCATCCGACGAGGAAGCCGATGTCGACGCCAACGGGACTGACGACGCCGGTAACGAAACCGCGGGCATCGGCAACGAAACGGACGACGACAACGGGACCGAGACCGATTCGGACCTCGGCAGCAGCGACGAGTCGGACGACGGATCGGCCGACGAGGACGACCGCTCGTTCGACACGACCATCCTCCTCGACGGGACGATGGATGCGAACGACGCCGACGACGTCGATGACGACTCGGCCGAGGAGATGGACGAAGAGCCGATGGGTGACGACGAGGACGCCGACGACGCGGATACTGAGTCCGAATCCGCGCTTGACGACGATTCGGACGTCGGCAACGAGTCGGACGTCGGCAACGAGTCGGACGTCGGCAACGAGTCGGACGTCGGCAACGAGTCGGACGTCGACAACGAGTCAGTGACCAACGAGAGCGACGACAGCGACTACTGA
- the truA gene encoding tRNA pseudouridine(38-40) synthase TruA, which produces MRAFRLAYDGTDYYGFQRQPDVPTVEDAVFDALRSLEVLDADADKPAGYAAAGRTDRGVSALAQTIAFEAPDWLTPRALNGELPADVRAWAAAAAPDGFHATHHATRREYTYHLHAPPSSVDDDRFVAACDALSGPHDFHNLTPDEHNTERAPALEATRDGDYLVITVTADGFARELVRRLVSLARRVGTGEASLEAVDRALASESLPGHEGIPPAPPEPLVLTGVDYPDLEFEIDEQAAESAHDVFETRRIDRQTTARVAGDIAAGVRGVDRPNE; this is translated from the coding sequence ATGCGCGCGTTCCGGCTCGCCTACGACGGCACCGACTACTACGGGTTCCAGCGCCAGCCCGACGTCCCGACCGTCGAGGACGCCGTCTTCGACGCCCTGCGCTCGCTCGAGGTGCTCGACGCGGACGCCGACAAACCCGCCGGCTACGCCGCCGCCGGCCGCACCGATCGGGGCGTCTCGGCGCTCGCCCAGACGATCGCCTTCGAAGCGCCCGACTGGCTCACACCGCGGGCGCTGAACGGCGAACTCCCCGCCGACGTCCGCGCGTGGGCAGCGGCGGCGGCGCCCGACGGCTTCCACGCGACTCACCACGCGACTCGTCGGGAGTACACCTACCACCTCCACGCCCCGCCCTCGAGCGTCGACGACGACCGCTTCGTCGCGGCCTGCGACGCCCTCTCCGGCCCGCACGACTTCCACAATCTCACGCCGGACGAACACAATACGGAGCGGGCGCCGGCGCTCGAGGCGACCCGCGACGGTGACTACCTCGTCATCACCGTGACGGCGGACGGCTTCGCTCGCGAACTGGTCCGACGACTCGTTTCGCTCGCCCGTCGCGTTGGCACCGGCGAGGCGTCGCTCGAGGCCGTCGACCGAGCGCTGGCGTCCGAGTCACTGCCGGGCCACGAGGGGATTCCGCCCGCGCCGCCGGAGCCGCTCGTGTTGACCGGCGTCGACTATCCGGACCTCGAGTTCGAGATCGACGAGCAGGCAGCCGAGAGCGCTCACGACGTGTTCGAGACGCGGCGGATCGACCGCCAAACGACGGCGCGGGTCGCCGGCGATATCGCGGCCGGCGTTCGGGGCGTCGACCGGCCGAACGAGTAG
- a CDS encoding carboxymuconolactone decarboxylase family protein — protein sequence MADDLENPAEELPATAGDLAAEYPDVWDAYADLGAAAAEAGPIDDETKRLVKLGMAVAVQSEGAVHSHVRRGLEEDIPPEALKQVAVLSIPTAGFPQAMAALSWIADITDDDRETTQEQS from the coding sequence ATGGCAGACGACCTCGAGAATCCAGCGGAGGAACTGCCCGCAACTGCCGGCGACCTCGCCGCGGAGTACCCGGACGTCTGGGACGCCTACGCCGACCTCGGCGCGGCCGCCGCCGAAGCCGGGCCGATCGACGACGAGACGAAGCGCCTCGTCAAACTCGGGATGGCCGTCGCCGTCCAATCGGAAGGCGCCGTCCACTCCCACGTCCGGCGCGGCCTCGAGGAGGATATCCCGCCCGAGGCGCTCAAACAGGTCGCCGTGCTCTCGATTCCGACGGCCGGCTTCCCGCAGGCGATGGCCGCGCTGAGTTGGATCGCCGATATTACGGACGACGATCGAGAGACGACTCAGGAGCAGTCCTGA
- a CDS encoding nucleoside hydrolase: protein MTTRPVLIDTDPGCDDAVALLLALENAALEVVGLTTVHGNASVAETTANARGILELIDRTGVPIAAGADRPLNVPLETAEEIHGEGGIRGELPEPSPATQPADVHAAQFIVEQARAHDGDLALAAIGPLTNVALAHALEPDLPDLLDELIVMGGAAFAQGNVTPLAEANFHADPHAARRVVRDCEPTLVGLDVTTQATVPPDLLESLSESRDGPLAQSIDEWLTYYDTAHRDRYGIESAALHDALAVAGLIDGDLLETESSPLEVGADGDLARGALAVDSHGVTDAPPNGAVALEADYERFRELVVESLERYLRCANAEATG, encoded by the coding sequence ATGACGACGCGCCCGGTGCTGATCGACACGGACCCCGGCTGCGACGACGCCGTCGCGCTCCTGCTGGCCCTCGAGAACGCCGCCCTCGAGGTCGTCGGGCTGACGACCGTCCACGGGAACGCGTCGGTCGCGGAGACGACGGCGAACGCCCGCGGGATCCTCGAGTTGATCGATCGGACCGGCGTGCCGATCGCGGCGGGCGCGGACCGGCCGCTGAACGTCCCGCTCGAGACGGCCGAAGAGATCCACGGCGAGGGCGGCATTCGGGGCGAGCTGCCGGAGCCGAGTCCGGCGACGCAGCCAGCCGACGTCCACGCCGCGCAGTTCATCGTCGAACAGGCGCGAGCGCACGACGGCGACCTCGCGCTGGCGGCGATCGGCCCGCTGACGAACGTGGCGCTGGCCCACGCCCTCGAGCCGGACCTCCCCGACCTGCTCGACGAACTGATCGTCATGGGCGGGGCCGCGTTCGCGCAGGGCAACGTCACGCCGCTGGCGGAGGCGAACTTTCACGCCGATCCGCACGCGGCTCGGCGGGTCGTCCGGGACTGCGAACCGACGCTGGTCGGACTCGACGTGACGACGCAGGCCACCGTCCCGCCGGATCTTCTCGAGTCGCTTTCGGAGTCCCGGGACGGCCCGCTCGCGCAGTCGATCGACGAGTGGCTCACCTACTACGACACGGCCCATCGCGACCGGTACGGGATCGAGTCGGCGGCGCTGCACGACGCGCTCGCGGTCGCCGGACTGATCGACGGGGATCTTCTCGAGACCGAGTCGTCTCCGCTCGAGGTCGGCGCCGACGGCGACCTCGCTAGGGGCGCGCTGGCGGTCGATTCCCACGGCGTTACGGACGCGCCGCCGAACGGAGCCGTGGCGCTCGAGGCTGACTACGAGCGCTTTCGCGAACTGGTTGTCGAGTCGCTCGAGCGGTACCTACGGTGCGCCAACGCGGAAGCGACGGGATAG